The proteins below are encoded in one region of Streptomyces marianii:
- a CDS encoding MFS transporter — MLTIGIVLLVQHTTGSYGSAGAVAAVTGVSMALFAPQSGKLADRFGQRAVLVPGVLVHTAAVGALTALALAGAPLWALFAAAVPTGASVPQVGPMVRARWAAKLGGSRLMPTAAAFESVTDEFTFVVGPVLATALCTGVHPAAGLVAEAGLTLAGGLLFAAQRRTQPPVANPVTGGPAVRTSALSVPGVRVLAIAFLGIGSVFGGMQVSLTAFTEEIGQPGMNGLLYGLFATGNMLAGVAVGAIAWKSGPRRRLVVGYAGLALAASLLWTAHSTVLLGVLGLVVGVFIAPALISGFTLVEPLVPASARTEAFTWLTGSVALGQAAAVTVAGRLADTHGATAGFLVPLVGTVLALATLVALRSRLAPRPHSRTVARGVGHRVPVTVD; from the coding sequence ATGCTGACGATCGGCATCGTCCTCCTCGTCCAGCACACCACCGGTTCGTACGGCAGCGCGGGCGCCGTCGCCGCCGTCACGGGCGTTTCCATGGCGCTCTTCGCCCCGCAGAGCGGCAAGCTCGCCGACCGCTTCGGGCAGCGGGCCGTCCTGGTGCCGGGTGTGCTGGTGCACACCGCGGCCGTCGGCGCGCTGACCGCGCTCGCGCTCGCGGGCGCCCCCCTGTGGGCGCTCTTCGCCGCCGCGGTGCCGACCGGCGCCTCGGTGCCGCAGGTCGGCCCGATGGTGCGGGCCCGCTGGGCGGCGAAGCTCGGCGGGTCCCGGCTGATGCCGACGGCCGCGGCGTTCGAGTCCGTCACCGACGAGTTCACCTTCGTGGTCGGACCGGTGCTGGCCACCGCCCTGTGCACCGGCGTCCACCCGGCCGCCGGTCTCGTCGCCGAGGCCGGACTGACCCTGGCCGGCGGTCTGCTGTTCGCCGCCCAGCGCCGGACGCAGCCGCCCGTCGCCAACCCCGTGACCGGTGGGCCGGCCGTCCGCACGTCGGCCCTGTCGGTGCCCGGTGTGCGGGTCCTCGCGATCGCCTTCCTCGGCATCGGTTCGGTGTTCGGCGGCATGCAGGTCTCGCTCACCGCGTTCACCGAGGAGATCGGGCAGCCCGGTATGAACGGTCTGCTTTACGGACTCTTCGCCACAGGCAACATGCTCGCGGGCGTCGCCGTCGGTGCGATCGCCTGGAAGTCCGGCCCTCGGCGCCGCCTGGTGGTGGGCTACGCGGGTCTGGCGCTCGCCGCGTCACTGCTCTGGACGGCCCACTCCACCGTGCTGCTCGGCGTGCTGGGACTGGTCGTCGGAGTGTTCATCGCACCCGCGCTGATCAGCGGCTTCACGCTGGTCGAACCGCTGGTTCCGGCGTCGGCCCGGACGGAGGCCTTCACCTGGCTGACCGGGTCCGTGGCGCTCGGCCAGGCGGCCGCGGTGACGGTCGCCGGCCGACTCGCCGACACCCACGGCGCGACCGCGGGATTCCTCGTACCTCTGGTGGGCACCGTGTTGGCCCTGGCCACCCTGGTGGCACTGCGGTCGCGCCTCGCACCGCGCCCGCACAGCCGTACGGTCGCACGTGGTGTC
- a CDS encoding potassium/proton antiporter: MPGERSGDKREGKDRPLTVHQLNALLLICSLVLLIAVAAVRISSRSGLPSLLLYLGIGVAIGQDGIFNVKFDNAGLTQVIGYAALVVILAEGGLGTKWKEIKPALPAAAMLSTVGIAVSVGVTAAGAHYLVGLEWQQAVIIGAVVSSTDAAAVFSVLRRVPLPSRITGVLEAESGFNDAPVVILVIALSTTEPVDEWYILVGTILLELAIGAAIGLAVGWLGAYGLRRVALPASGLYPIAVMAIAVTAYAVGALVHGSGFLAVYLAAMVLGNSKLPHWPATRGFADGLGWIAQIGMFVLLGLLVTPHELVRDFWPAVVIGLVLTMAARPLSVVVSLLPFRIPWRERALMSWAGLRGAVPIILATIPLVSGIEGSKRIFNIVFVLVVVYTLIQGPTLPWVAKALKLGNGAEAADLGIESAPLERLRGHLLSVAIPEKSRMHGVEVGELRLPAGAAVTLVVRESESFVPSPTTVLRRGDELLVVATDPVRDAAEARLRAVGQGGKLAGWLGTGG; the protein is encoded by the coding sequence TTGCCGGGGGAACGATCCGGCGACAAGCGCGAGGGGAAGGATCGGCCGCTGACTGTCCACCAGCTCAATGCACTCCTGCTCATCTGCTCGCTCGTTCTGCTCATCGCCGTCGCGGCGGTGCGCATCTCCTCCCGGAGCGGGCTCCCCAGCCTGCTGCTGTATCTGGGCATCGGGGTCGCGATAGGACAGGACGGCATCTTCAACGTCAAGTTCGACAATGCCGGACTTACGCAGGTGATCGGCTATGCCGCACTCGTGGTGATCCTGGCCGAGGGTGGCCTGGGCACCAAGTGGAAGGAGATCAAACCGGCCCTGCCCGCGGCGGCCATGCTGTCGACGGTCGGCATCGCCGTGAGCGTGGGAGTCACCGCGGCCGGAGCGCACTACCTGGTCGGACTGGAATGGCAGCAGGCGGTCATCATCGGAGCGGTCGTCTCCTCCACGGACGCCGCCGCGGTCTTCTCCGTGCTGCGCAGGGTGCCCCTCCCCTCCCGCATCACCGGTGTCCTGGAGGCCGAGTCCGGCTTCAACGACGCCCCCGTCGTCATCCTGGTCATCGCACTCTCCACCACGGAACCGGTCGATGAGTGGTACATCCTCGTCGGAACGATCCTGCTGGAACTGGCGATCGGCGCCGCGATCGGCCTCGCGGTCGGCTGGCTCGGCGCGTACGGGCTGCGTCGCGTCGCCCTGCCCGCCTCCGGCCTGTACCCGATCGCCGTCATGGCCATCGCGGTGACGGCGTACGCCGTCGGCGCCCTCGTCCACGGCAGCGGTTTCCTGGCCGTCTACCTCGCGGCGATGGTGCTCGGGAACTCCAAGCTCCCCCACTGGCCGGCCACCCGGGGATTCGCCGACGGGCTCGGCTGGATCGCCCAGATCGGCATGTTCGTCCTCCTCGGGCTGCTCGTCACTCCGCATGAGCTCGTACGCGACTTCTGGCCCGCGGTGGTCATCGGACTGGTGCTGACGATGGCGGCACGGCCGCTGTCGGTCGTCGTCAGCCTGCTGCCGTTCCGCATCCCGTGGCGGGAGAGGGCGCTGATGTCGTGGGCCGGTCTGCGCGGTGCCGTGCCCATCATCCTGGCGACCATCCCGCTGGTGTCCGGGATCGAGGGCAGCAAGCGGATCTTCAACATCGTCTTCGTGCTGGTCGTCGTCTACACGCTGATCCAGGGCCCGACGCTGCCCTGGGTGGCGAAGGCACTGAAGCTCGGGAACGGCGCGGAGGCCGCGGACCTGGGCATCGAGTCGGCGCCGCTGGAGCGGCTGCGCGGCCATCTGCTGTCGGTCGCGATCCCGGAGAAGTCCCGGATGCACGGCGTCGAGGTCGGCGAACTGCGGCTGCCCGCCGGCGCCGCCGTCACTCTCGTCGTCCGCGAGAGCGAGAGCTTCGTGCCGAGCCCGACGACGGTACTGCGGCGCGGCGACGAACTGCTGGTGGTGGCCACCGATCCGGTGCGGGACGCGGCGGAGGCACGCCTGAGGGCCGTGGGCCAGGGCGGGAAGCTGGCCGGCTGGCTGGGGACGGGCGGCTAA
- a CDS encoding penicillin acylase family protein, producing the protein MPSNTTASSAEKPARRRGRRGRLIVLALALALVAGVGGGAYWGVSTVRASFPQTTGTIKLKGLSAPVDVKRDVNGIPQLYASTDEDLFRAQGYVHAQDRFWEMDVRRHVTAGRLSEMFGAGQVETDAFLRTLGWHRVAQQEFDEKLSPATKKYLQAYADGVNAYLAGRDNGDLSLEYVALGLTNDYKPEKWTPVDSVAWLKAMAWDLRGNMQDEIDRSLMTSRLSEQQIEQLYPDYPYDLHQPVVTAGAVDDDAKKWDPKGEPSSGSSGSSGSSGSSGSSGSSGSSGSSSPGGGTADGGLGAGSGTGQGAQTQLSGLSDVLDRVPALLGPNGNGIGSNSWVVSGKYTTTDKPLLANDPHLAPQLPSLWAQMGLHCRAVSEKCSFDVAGYTFSGMPGVVIGHNQDIAWGFTNLGADVTDLYLEKVSQTGWTSGSRIKPFKVREETIKVAGGGSKKITVRETDHGPLISDRSAELERVGERAPVRTPAPDRGNGFGVALRWTALDPGNSMDAVFKLNRAKDFQGFRAAAKDFDVPSQNLIYADAKGNIGYQAPGRIPVRAEGFDGSMPTPGWNPTSGWEGYIPFDELPYEYNPKRGYIVTANQAVVDADKYPYLITRDYGYGSRSQRINDLIELKIKDGGKISTDDMRTMQTDNQSEIAKLLTPHLLKIDVSDPYVREAQKLLEGWDYTQEPDSGAAAYFNAVWRHVLKLAFGNKLPKELRMRGECLNVRPADSTGPVDDLNALVRECGQRDSDSAQPDGGDRWYEVVRALIEDEDSEWWQAPKTRKDDATTTRDELLARAMKDARWELTAELGKDVGSWSWGRLHQLTLRNQTLGTEGPGVLQRMLNRGPWNLGGGEAAVNATGWNAAGGYDVIWVPSMRMVVNVGEWDKSRWINLTGASGHAYSAHYTDQTDKWAKGELLAWAYSDKAVEAATEDTLALRP; encoded by the coding sequence ATGCCCTCCAACACAACCGCCTCCTCCGCCGAGAAGCCAGCCAGGAGGAGGGGCCGCCGTGGCCGTCTCATCGTGCTCGCCCTGGCCCTGGCGCTGGTCGCGGGTGTCGGCGGCGGTGCGTACTGGGGCGTGAGCACCGTGCGTGCCTCCTTCCCGCAGACCACCGGGACGATCAAGCTCAAGGGCCTGAGCGCCCCGGTCGACGTCAAGCGGGACGTGAACGGCATCCCGCAGCTCTACGCGAGCACCGACGAGGACCTGTTCCGCGCGCAGGGCTACGTGCACGCGCAGGACCGCTTCTGGGAGATGGACGTGCGCCGCCACGTCACCGCGGGCCGGTTGTCCGAGATGTTCGGCGCGGGGCAGGTCGAGACCGACGCCTTCCTGCGCACCCTCGGCTGGCACCGGGTGGCGCAGCAGGAGTTCGACGAGAAGCTCTCGCCCGCGACCAAGAAGTACCTCCAGGCGTACGCCGACGGCGTCAACGCCTATCTGGCGGGCCGTGACAACGGCGACCTCTCCCTCGAGTACGTCGCGCTGGGGCTCACCAACGACTACAAGCCGGAGAAGTGGACACCGGTCGACTCGGTGGCCTGGCTGAAGGCGATGGCCTGGGACCTGCGCGGCAACATGCAGGACGAGATCGACCGCTCGCTGATGACCAGCCGGCTGAGCGAGCAGCAGATCGAACAGTTGTACCCGGATTACCCGTACGATCTGCACCAGCCCGTGGTCACGGCGGGTGCCGTGGACGACGACGCCAAGAAGTGGGACCCGAAGGGCGAGCCCTCCTCGGGCTCCTCGGGCTCCTCCGGCTCCTCGGGTTCGTCCGGCTCCTCGGGTTCGTCGGGGTCCTCCGGCTCGTCGTCGCCGGGCGGAGGTACCGCCGACGGCGGCCTGGGTGCCGGTTCCGGTACGGGGCAGGGCGCGCAGACGCAGCTCTCCGGCCTCTCTGACGTGCTCGACCGGGTCCCGGCGCTGCTCGGGCCGAACGGCAACGGCATCGGATCCAACTCCTGGGTCGTCTCGGGCAAGTACACGACGACCGACAAGCCGCTGCTCGCCAACGACCCGCACCTCGCGCCGCAGCTGCCGTCCCTGTGGGCGCAGATGGGCCTGCACTGCCGCGCCGTCTCGGAGAAGTGCTCCTTCGACGTCGCCGGGTACACCTTCTCCGGCATGCCGGGGGTGGTCATCGGCCACAACCAGGACATCGCCTGGGGCTTCACCAACCTCGGGGCGGACGTCACCGACCTCTACCTGGAGAAGGTCTCGCAGACGGGCTGGACGTCCGGCAGCCGGATCAAGCCGTTCAAGGTCCGTGAGGAGACCATCAAGGTCGCCGGCGGTGGCAGCAAGAAGATCACCGTCCGGGAGACCGACCACGGCCCGCTGATCTCCGACCGCAGCGCCGAGCTGGAGCGCGTGGGCGAGCGGGCGCCGGTCCGGACCCCCGCACCCGACCGTGGCAACGGCTTCGGGGTGGCGCTGCGCTGGACCGCGCTGGACCCGGGCAACTCCATGGACGCCGTGTTCAAGCTCAACCGGGCGAAGGACTTCCAGGGCTTCCGCGCCGCGGCGAAGGACTTCGACGTCCCCTCGCAGAACCTGATCTACGCGGACGCCAAGGGCAACATCGGCTACCAGGCGCCGGGGCGCATCCCGGTCCGCGCCGAGGGCTTCGACGGCTCGATGCCGACCCCGGGCTGGAACCCGACCTCCGGCTGGGAGGGTTACATCCCCTTCGACGAGCTGCCGTACGAGTACAACCCGAAGCGCGGCTACATCGTCACCGCCAACCAGGCCGTCGTGGACGCCGATAAGTACCCGTATCTGATCACCAGGGACTACGGCTACGGCTCCCGCAGCCAGCGGATCAACGACCTGATCGAGTTGAAGATCAAGGACGGCGGGAAGATCTCGACCGACGACATGCGCACCATGCAGACGGACAACCAGAGCGAGATCGCCAAGCTGCTGACGCCTCATCTGCTGAAGATCGACGTCTCCGACCCGTATGTGCGCGAGGCGCAGAAGCTGCTGGAGGGCTGGGACTACACCCAGGAGCCGGACTCCGGGGCCGCGGCCTACTTCAACGCCGTCTGGCGCCATGTGCTCAAGCTGGCCTTCGGCAACAAGCTCCCCAAGGAGCTGCGGATGCGGGGCGAGTGCCTCAACGTCCGTCCGGCCGACAGCACCGGACCGGTCGACGACCTGAACGCCCTGGTGCGCGAGTGCGGCCAGCGCGACTCCGACTCGGCCCAGCCGGACGGCGGCGACCGCTGGTACGAGGTGGTCCGCGCGTTGATCGAGGACGAGGACAGCGAGTGGTGGCAGGCGCCGAAGACCCGCAAGGACGACGCGACGACCACCCGTGACGAACTGCTCGCCCGGGCCATGAAGGACGCCCGCTGGGAGCTGACGGCCGAACTCGGCAAGGACGTCGGCAGCTGGAGCTGGGGCAGGCTGCACCAGCTGACGCTGAGGAACCAGACGCTCGGCACCGAGGGCCCCGGCGTGCTGCAGCGGATGCTCAACCGCGGCCCGTGGAACCTGGGCGGCGGCGAGGCCGCGGTCAACGCGACCGGCTGGAACGCGGCCGGCGGCTACGACGTGATCTGGGTCCCGTCGATGCGGATGGTCGTCAACGTGGGCGAGTGGGACAAGTCCCGCTGGATCAATCTGACGGGCGCCTCGGGCCACGCCTACAGCGCGCACTACACCGACCAGACCGACAAGTGGGCCAAGGGCGAACTGCTCGCCTGGGCTTACAGCGACAAGGCGGTCGAAGCGGCGACGGAGGACACGCTGGCGCTCAGGCCGTAG
- a CDS encoding 5-formyltetrahydrofolate cyclo-ligase, translated as MSGKGTVRRELLDARRLLSPEDAREASLVLARHALELPELATARTVAAYVSVGREPGTRALLDALRARGVRVLLPVLLDDNDLEWAVYEGPGRLVPARRGLMEPDGPLLGHKAVLEADTVLLPGLAVDERGMRLGRGGGSYDRVLARLEAAAARPALVVLLYANEVVARVPEEPHDHPVHAVVTPEGVRRFAARPTA; from the coding sequence ATGTCCGGAAAGGGCACGGTTCGACGTGAACTGCTCGACGCACGACGCCTGCTGTCCCCTGAAGACGCCCGTGAGGCCTCGCTGGTTCTCGCCCGGCACGCGCTGGAGCTCCCCGAGCTGGCCACGGCCCGTACCGTGGCCGCCTATGTCTCCGTAGGGCGTGAACCCGGTACCCGCGCGCTGCTCGACGCGCTGCGCGCGCGGGGCGTACGGGTGCTCCTGCCGGTGCTGCTGGACGACAACGATCTCGAGTGGGCGGTGTACGAAGGGCCCGGCCGGCTGGTGCCGGCCCGCCGCGGACTGATGGAGCCGGACGGGCCACTGCTCGGCCACAAGGCCGTACTGGAGGCGGACACCGTCCTGCTGCCGGGGCTCGCGGTGGACGAGCGCGGCATGCGGCTCGGCCGCGGCGGAGGCTCCTACGACCGGGTCCTCGCCAGGCTGGAGGCGGCCGCGGCCCGGCCCGCGCTCGTCGTGCTCCTGTACGCGAACGAGGTGGTCGCGCGGGTCCCGGAGGAACCGCACGACCACCCCGTCCATGCCGTGGTGACCCCGGAGGGCGTCCGCCGCTTCGCGGCCCGGCCTACGGCCTGA
- the galU gene encoding UTP--glucose-1-phosphate uridylyltransferase GalU, translated as MSESHPRISKAVIPAAGLGTRFLPATKATPKEMLPVVDKPAIQYVVEEAAAAGLSDVLMVTGRNKRPLEDHFDRNYELEEALSRKGDAERLEKVQESSDLATMHYVRQGDPKGLGHAVLCAAPHVGDQPFAVLLGDDLIDPRDPLLSRMVDVQEREGGSVIALMEVEPSQIHLYGCAAVETTGEDGVVRVTGLVEKPDPAEAPSNYAIIGRYVLDPAVFEILRKTEPGRGGEIQLTDALQMLAADEKIGGPVHGVVFKGRRYDTGDRGDYLRAIVRLACEREDLGPDFRAWLRRYVTEEM; from the coding sequence ATGAGCGAGTCGCACCCCCGGATCAGCAAGGCTGTCATCCCCGCCGCAGGCCTCGGCACCCGGTTCCTGCCGGCCACCAAGGCCACTCCCAAGGAGATGCTGCCCGTCGTCGACAAGCCGGCGATCCAGTACGTGGTCGAGGAGGCCGCCGCCGCCGGCCTCTCGGATGTTCTCATGGTCACCGGGCGCAACAAGCGGCCCCTCGAGGACCACTTCGACCGCAACTACGAGTTGGAGGAGGCGCTGAGCCGCAAGGGCGACGCGGAGCGCCTCGAGAAGGTCCAGGAGTCCAGCGACCTCGCCACCATGCACTACGTACGCCAGGGTGACCCCAAGGGTCTCGGCCACGCCGTCCTGTGCGCCGCCCCGCACGTCGGCGACCAGCCCTTCGCGGTACTCCTCGGCGACGACCTGATCGACCCGCGCGACCCGCTGCTGTCCCGGATGGTCGACGTCCAGGAGCGCGAGGGCGGCAGCGTGATCGCCCTGATGGAGGTCGAGCCCTCCCAGATCCACCTGTACGGCTGCGCGGCCGTGGAGACCACCGGCGAGGACGGCGTCGTCCGGGTCACCGGACTGGTCGAGAAGCCCGACCCGGCCGAGGCGCCCAGCAACTACGCGATCATCGGCCGCTACGTCCTGGACCCGGCCGTCTTCGAGATACTCCGCAAGACCGAGCCGGGCCGCGGTGGCGAGATCCAGCTCACCGACGCCCTGCAGATGCTCGCCGCCGACGAGAAGATCGGCGGGCCAGTACACGGCGTCGTCTTCAAGGGCCGCCGTTACGACACCGGCGACCGAGGCGACTATCTGCGTGCCATTGTCAGACTCGCGTGCGAACGTGAAGACCTGGGCCCGGACTTCCGAGCCTGGCTTCGCCGTTACGTCACCGAGGAGATGTAG
- the glp gene encoding molybdotransferase-like divisome protein Glp, with amino-acid sequence MWSVDGHLEDILGALHPLDPIDLPLSDAQGCVLVEDVTVPVALPPFDNSSMDGYAVRVADVAGASEDFPAVLTVIGDVAAGGDETRTVGPGQAARIMTGAPLPPGAEAVVPVEWTDGGTGGGAATSMRPAGAAPEGATGEVRVHRPVEPRAHVRERGSDVRAGDLALTEGTVLGPPQIGLLAAIGRGTVRVRPRPRVVVLSTGSELVQPGEELGEGRIYDSNSFALTAAARDAGAIAYRVGAVTDDADELRATIEDQLIRADLIVTTGGVSVGAYDVVKEALSSVGDEDEPGGGVDFRKLAMQPGKPQGFGSIGPDHTPLLALPGNPVSSYVSFELFVRPAIRTLMGLRDVRRPQVRATLRTDKALTSPEGKRQFLRGAYDAGKGIVTPVGGSGSHLIAALAQANALIVVPEDTTSVEPGMETEVVLLG; translated from the coding sequence CTGTGGTCGGTGGACGGCCATCTGGAGGACATCCTCGGCGCGCTCCACCCGCTGGACCCGATCGACCTCCCGCTGTCGGACGCCCAGGGCTGCGTGCTCGTCGAGGACGTCACCGTCCCCGTGGCCCTGCCCCCGTTCGACAACAGCTCGATGGACGGGTACGCGGTCCGCGTCGCCGACGTCGCGGGTGCGAGCGAGGACTTCCCCGCCGTGCTGACCGTCATCGGGGACGTGGCCGCGGGCGGTGACGAGACGCGCACCGTCGGCCCCGGGCAGGCCGCCCGGATCATGACCGGCGCCCCGCTCCCGCCCGGCGCCGAGGCCGTCGTCCCCGTCGAGTGGACCGACGGCGGCACGGGCGGCGGGGCCGCCACGTCCATGCGGCCGGCCGGCGCCGCCCCCGAGGGCGCGACCGGCGAGGTGCGGGTCCACCGGCCGGTGGAGCCCCGAGCCCATGTGCGCGAGCGCGGCAGTGACGTCCGGGCGGGGGACCTCGCCCTGACCGAGGGCACGGTCCTCGGGCCTCCGCAGATCGGTCTGCTGGCCGCGATCGGCCGCGGCACGGTCCGGGTGCGCCCGCGCCCGCGTGTCGTCGTCCTGTCCACGGGCAGCGAACTCGTCCAGCCCGGTGAGGAGTTGGGCGAGGGCAGGATCTACGACTCGAACAGCTTCGCGCTCACCGCCGCCGCCCGTGACGCCGGGGCGATCGCCTACCGTGTGGGCGCGGTCACCGACGACGCCGACGAACTGCGCGCCACCATCGAGGACCAGCTCATCCGCGCCGATCTGATCGTCACCACGGGCGGGGTCAGCGTCGGCGCGTACGACGTGGTCAAGGAGGCGCTCTCCTCCGTGGGCGACGAGGACGAGCCCGGCGGCGGGGTCGACTTCCGCAAGCTGGCCATGCAGCCGGGCAAGCCCCAGGGCTTCGGCTCCATCGGCCCCGATCACACGCCGCTGCTCGCCCTGCCGGGCAATCCCGTCTCCTCCTATGTGTCGTTCGAGCTGTTCGTCCGTCCCGCGATCCGCACCCTGATGGGTCTGCGGGACGTGCGGCGGCCCCAGGTGCGCGCGACGCTCCGCACGGACAAGGCGCTGACGTCGCCCGAGGGGAAGCGGCAGTTCCTGCGGGGTGCCTACGATGCGGGGAAGGGCATCGTCACCCCCGTCGGGGGCAGCGGCTCGCATCTGATCGCGGCCCTCGCCCAGGCGAACGCGCTCATCGTCGTCCCCGAGGACACGACCTCCGTCGAGCCGGGCATGGAGACGGAGGTGGTCCTGCTCGGATGA
- the moaC gene encoding cyclic pyranopterin monophosphate synthase MoaC, whose translation MSAQQGLTHIDEAGAARMVDVSEKDVTARTARASGRVLVSPRVVELLRGEGVPKGDALATARIAGIMGAKRTPDLIPLCHPLAVSGVKLDLSVADDAVEILATVRTTDRTGVEMEALTAVSVAALTVVDMVKAVDKAAVITDVRVEEKSGGKSGDWVREEARR comes from the coding sequence ATGAGCGCGCAGCAAGGACTCACACACATCGACGAGGCCGGCGCGGCCCGTATGGTCGACGTCTCGGAGAAGGACGTCACCGCGCGCACCGCGCGCGCGAGCGGCCGGGTCCTCGTCTCGCCGCGTGTCGTGGAGTTGCTGCGTGGCGAGGGGGTACCGAAGGGCGACGCCCTCGCCACCGCCCGGATCGCGGGGATCATGGGCGCGAAGCGCACACCGGACCTGATCCCGTTGTGCCATCCGCTCGCGGTGTCGGGCGTGAAGCTGGATCTGTCCGTGGCCGACGACGCCGTCGAGATCCTCGCCACCGTGAGGACGACCGACCGCACGGGCGTCGAGATGGAGGCCCTGACCGCGGTGTCCGTGGCCGCGTTGACCGTCGTCGACATGGTCAAGGCGGTCGACAAGGCCGCGGTGATCACCGACGTCCGGGTCGAGGAGAAGTCCGGCGGGAAGTCCGGCGACTGGGTCCGTGAGGAGGCCCGGCGATGA
- a CDS encoding MogA/MoaB family molybdenum cofactor biosynthesis protein has translation MIPRAGEVHSHAHAGRTGPGRPPRRALVVTASNRAAAGVYEDRGGPLLAEGLAGMGFQVDGPRVVPDGDPVEAALRDGVASAYDVILTTGGTGISPTDRTPDATARVLDYEIPGIPEAIRAHGLAKVPTAALSRGLAGVADRTLIVNLPGSAGGVRDGLAVLSRVLPHAVDQLHGGDHPRPAEPAGPSGSPGSPR, from the coding sequence ATGATCCCCCGCGCCGGTGAGGTCCACAGCCACGCCCACGCCGGACGGACCGGACCCGGGCGTCCGCCACGCCGCGCGCTCGTCGTGACCGCCTCCAACCGGGCCGCCGCGGGGGTCTACGAGGACAGGGGCGGCCCGCTCCTCGCCGAGGGACTCGCCGGGATGGGCTTCCAGGTGGACGGCCCCCGGGTCGTCCCGGACGGGGACCCGGTCGAAGCGGCCCTGCGCGACGGCGTGGCCTCGGCGTACGACGTCATCCTCACCACCGGTGGCACCGGGATCTCACCCACCGACCGCACTCCCGACGCCACGGCCCGGGTCCTCGACTACGAGATCCCCGGCATCCCCGAGGCGATCCGCGCGCACGGTCTCGCGAAGGTGCCCACCGCGGCGCTGTCCCGGGGCCTCGCCGGGGTCGCGGACCGCACCCTGATCGTCAATCTCCCCGGGTCCGCGGGCGGTGTGCGCGACGGGCTCGCCGTTCTGTCGCGAGTGCTGCCGCACGCCGTGGACCAGTTGCACGGTGGCGACCACCCGCGGCCCGCCGAACCCGCCGGCCCCTCGGGTTCTCCAGGGAGTCCCCGCTGA
- a CDS encoding GNAT family N-acetyltransferase, which produces MVLADGDVTLRPIKLRDQRAWREVNRRNRDWLRPWEATIPPPAPGGPVAQRPTYRQMVRHLRAEAHAGRMLPFVVEFRGVLVGQLTVAGITWGSMCSGHVGYWVDREVAGRGVMPTAVALAVDHCFGSVGLHRVEVCIRPENGPSRRVVEKLGFREEGLRPRYLHIDGAWRDHLVFALTAEEVPGGLLRRWHQARPARHEK; this is translated from the coding sequence GTGGTCCTGGCGGACGGTGATGTCACCCTCCGCCCGATAAAGCTGCGTGACCAGCGGGCGTGGCGGGAGGTGAACCGGCGCAACCGGGACTGGCTGCGCCCCTGGGAGGCGACGATCCCGCCGCCGGCCCCCGGCGGCCCCGTCGCGCAGCGCCCCACGTACCGCCAGATGGTGCGCCATCTGCGTGCCGAGGCCCACGCCGGGCGGATGCTGCCGTTCGTGGTCGAGTTCCGGGGCGTGCTGGTCGGCCAGCTCACCGTCGCCGGCATCACCTGGGGCTCGATGTGCTCGGGTCATGTCGGCTACTGGGTCGACCGCGAGGTCGCGGGCCGCGGGGTTATGCCCACGGCCGTGGCGCTGGCCGTCGACCACTGCTTCGGAAGCGTCGGGCTGCACCGCGTCGAGGTCTGCATTCGCCCCGAGAACGGACCGAGCCGCAGGGTCGTGGAGAAACTCGGATTCCGCGAGGAGGGGCTCCGCCCGCGTTATCTCCACATCGACGGCGCCTGGCGGGACCATCTGGTGTTCGCGCTCACGGCGGAGGAGGTGCCCGGGGGGCTGCTGCGGCGCTGGCACCAGGCACGACCCGCGCGACACGAGAAATGA